The following proteins are encoded in a genomic region of Mus caroli chromosome 18, CAROLI_EIJ_v1.1, whole genome shotgun sequence:
- the LOC110285177 gene encoding serine protease inhibitor kazal-like protein, minor form, with protein MSSTWIKFVFILTLVLLPYSVFSVNIFAGPEPVIKEPNCTTYKSKSECSNIAEDPVCADDRNTYYNECYFCIEKVLENLKYRYHGICIYK; from the exons ATGTCCTCAACATGGatcaaatttgtttttattctgacttTGGTACTTCTTCCTTATTCTG TGTTTTCAGTGAATATCTTTGCAGGTCCAGAGCCTGTTATTAAAGAG CCAAATTGCACCACGTATAAGAGTAAATCTGAGTGCTCCAATATCGCCGAGGACCCAGTTTGTGCAGATGATAGAAATACATATTACAATGAGTGTTACTTCTGCATAGAAAAAGT ACTGGAAAATCTTAAATATAGATATCATggtatttgtatttataaataa